From Persicobacter psychrovividus, one genomic window encodes:
- a CDS encoding HAMP domain-containing sensor histidine kinase, translating into MFSPSFAQHRISTEFNQELLDLVMPATIIVNEDGVVIGSAGRFAELLDWFDFFDESQQTDMMLRLCVWVNENFVQQKAKQTFVFQDSNTENPTFWEFRVELTTNNRGSFFISLMPFVTSQATVDPSSPTLEDKEVDGLREQVKYYSTFAYSSAHDLKAPLHQLEGLLTILEHDYPFLSESSPFTRIVDSVKNLEFKIKGMLEMFKLEQKFTEAPVKKLSLMKCTSFVESNLSSLIEQCKPQIVYTLRKDEIVFNELCLEIVIQNVLSNAIKYSEGINAKISVKSRMVGEYLLLKISDNGMGFDVEKNQDKIAKPFSRFTDKKEGSGVGLYMVKSIMERGGGRMDITSKVGRGTEVSLYFKQALDRKSAPEVLDKVALRMSNINKEVHI; encoded by the coding sequence ATGTTTTCACCTTCTTTTGCTCAACATAGAATCAGTACCGAATTCAATCAGGAATTATTGGATTTGGTCATGCCTGCAACCATCATTGTCAATGAAGATGGCGTGGTGATTGGTAGCGCCGGTCGTTTCGCTGAGCTATTGGATTGGTTTGATTTCTTTGACGAGAGTCAGCAAACAGATATGATGCTAAGGCTTTGTGTTTGGGTCAATGAAAATTTTGTTCAGCAGAAAGCCAAGCAAACTTTTGTTTTTCAGGACAGCAATACCGAAAACCCAACTTTCTGGGAATTCAGGGTAGAATTGACGACCAACAACCGTGGGTCGTTTTTTATCAGCCTGATGCCTTTTGTTACCAGCCAGGCAACTGTTGATCCATCCTCACCGACACTGGAAGATAAAGAGGTCGATGGATTGAGGGAGCAGGTGAAATATTATAGCACCTTCGCCTATTCTTCAGCGCATGATTTAAAGGCGCCTTTACATCAATTGGAGGGGCTGTTGACGATTCTTGAGCATGATTATCCGTTTCTTTCGGAAAGCAGCCCATTTACCCGCATCGTTGATTCTGTTAAAAACCTTGAATTTAAGATCAAGGGGATGCTGGAGATGTTCAAGCTTGAGCAGAAATTCACCGAAGCACCAGTGAAGAAGTTGAGCTTGATGAAATGTACCTCCTTTGTGGAAAGCAACCTGAGTAGTTTAATCGAGCAGTGTAAACCACAGATTGTCTATACTTTGCGGAAGGATGAAATTGTATTCAATGAATTGTGCCTTGAGATTGTGATTCAGAATGTACTTTCAAATGCCATTAAGTATTCTGAGGGGATCAACGCAAAAATTTCGGTCAAATCAAGAATGGTGGGAGAATACCTATTGCTCAAGATTTCTGATAACGGAATGGGCTTTGATGTAGAAAAAAATCAGGACAAAATAGCCAAACCTTTCAGCCGATTTACGGATAAAAAAGAAGGCTCAGGGGTCGGTTTGTACATGGTGAAATCGATCATGGAGCGAGGTGGTGGCCGTATGGATATTACCAGTAAAGTAGGGCGTGGAACCGAGGTGAGTTTGTATTTCAAACAAGCCCTTGACCGTAAGAGTGCGCCCGAAGTGCTCGACAAAGTGGCTTTGCGGATGAGTAATATCAATAAGGAAGTTCATATTTAG
- a CDS encoding TonB-dependent receptor gives MTHFLSILMCIAYFGALNPADTSKAVVLKGIQVYDLKIEDRQSFKQSKIDSLTLQENLSASLGDLLTLRTPIFIKSYGAGGAQTISLRGTGASHTQLYWNGINLNSPMLGQVDLSLFPVSFSDEVKVDYGASSLLYGTGGLGGAIHMNNRVDFQQVTDFRLSQSTGSFSNFVSSMSLTKGNHLWQSTTKAYVKTVKNDFQYWNVNIGSEPVHSTNINGEQQQYGLMQEVHRKLNNGDRIGLRLWGQYNDRSLPPTTITPDSYGWQQDASLRSLLDYERKRANHLLTANVAYMKEFVRYKDKKSGNDSRSLVDIVQSNIRLNQKLKENIFLRLGANYTLDIAHSDNYAEPQELVTTRRTQSKQDVYSELEYSPNSAWTLSMLLRQQWIDGDRKPFLPSLGYKYQHENNQQLWAWSVRGNISRNFHAPSLNDRYWWPVGNPDLLPEEGWEGETAFQIERKSSSSYFNSETTLFFSYINNWIIWQPGVFNLWRPENMTLVFSRGIEQNFRYHFKTGQLQHELFTNLSWTKAENQKPKNDRDVSVGKQLIYTPVFSLQAYYRVIYKGWKITVEESAYGKRYTKTDETQYLPAYLLTNMVVAKDLRWHKQQFNVQLRINNLMNYHYQSVAFRPMPPRNFLLTLSYFVK, from the coding sequence ATGACTCATTTTTTATCAATACTGATGTGTATTGCTTATTTTGGTGCCCTAAATCCTGCCGACACTTCAAAAGCGGTTGTTCTGAAAGGGATTCAGGTTTATGATCTAAAAATCGAGGATCGCCAGAGTTTCAAACAGTCAAAAATAGACTCCTTAACTTTACAGGAAAATTTATCGGCTTCATTAGGGGACTTACTGACCTTGCGCACCCCAATATTTATCAAAAGTTATGGTGCTGGTGGAGCGCAAACCATCTCCCTGCGTGGGACGGGCGCTTCGCATACCCAGCTATACTGGAATGGTATCAATTTGAACTCGCCTATGCTTGGACAGGTGGATTTATCGTTGTTTCCAGTATCTTTTTCCGATGAGGTGAAAGTGGATTATGGTGCCTCTTCCTTATTATATGGAACAGGTGGACTTGGTGGTGCCATCCATATGAATAATAGGGTAGATTTTCAGCAAGTTACCGATTTTAGATTGTCGCAATCCACTGGAAGCTTTTCTAATTTTGTCAGTTCAATGAGCCTGACCAAGGGAAATCACCTTTGGCAGTCAACGACCAAAGCCTATGTAAAAACGGTCAAAAATGACTTTCAATATTGGAATGTAAATATTGGATCCGAGCCTGTTCATTCCACCAATATCAACGGTGAACAACAGCAATATGGGCTGATGCAGGAAGTTCACCGAAAACTGAATAATGGGGACCGAATCGGTCTGCGCCTGTGGGGTCAATACAACGATCGATCACTACCGCCAACCACCATTACGCCCGATAGCTATGGGTGGCAACAGGATGCAAGTTTGCGCTCACTACTGGATTACGAGCGCAAAAGAGCCAATCATTTACTCACTGCCAACGTCGCATATATGAAGGAATTTGTGCGGTATAAGGACAAAAAATCAGGCAATGATTCCCGCAGCCTTGTAGATATTGTGCAGTCGAATATTCGGTTGAACCAAAAATTGAAAGAGAATATTTTCCTTAGACTCGGAGCAAATTATACCCTTGATATTGCCCATTCGGATAACTATGCGGAACCTCAGGAACTGGTAACAACAAGAAGGACGCAGTCCAAACAGGACGTATATTCCGAGCTTGAATATAGCCCCAATTCTGCCTGGACACTCTCGATGCTGCTTCGGCAGCAATGGATTGATGGCGACCGAAAACCGTTCCTCCCCTCGCTGGGTTACAAATATCAACACGAAAATAACCAGCAGCTTTGGGCGTGGTCCGTAAGAGGAAACATTTCAAGGAATTTCCATGCGCCAAGCCTTAACGATCGCTATTGGTGGCCCGTGGGCAATCCGGATTTATTGCCTGAAGAAGGCTGGGAAGGAGAAACAGCCTTTCAGATAGAAAGAAAAAGCAGTTCGTCCTATTTCAACAGCGAAACTACCCTGTTTTTCTCCTATATCAATAATTGGATTATTTGGCAGCCGGGTGTTTTCAATCTCTGGCGACCTGAGAATATGACCCTTGTCTTCAGCCGTGGCATTGAACAAAATTTCCGCTACCATTTCAAAACAGGCCAATTGCAGCATGAGCTTTTCACGAACCTCTCATGGACAAAAGCGGAGAATCAAAAACCGAAAAATGACCGCGATGTCTCTGTGGGCAAACAGCTGATCTATACGCCAGTTTTCAGTTTGCAGGCGTATTACAGAGTCATTTATAAAGGCTGGAAAATCACCGTAGAAGAATCTGCTTACGGGAAGCGGTACACCAAAACCGATGAAACACAATACCTTCCCGCTTACCTGTTGACCAATATGGTTGTGGCCAAAGACCTTCGGTGGCACAAGCAACAATTTAATGTACAACTCAGGATCAATAACCTGATGAATTACCATTATCAGTCTGTTGCTTTCCGACCAATGCCCCCAAGAAATTTCCTTTTAACGCTTTCCTATTTTGTGAAATAA
- a CDS encoding YncE family protein — MKKLLLYFAMLWLISACNNPEDARPVDVNPPTKGSYQNGVFIVNEGNFDWGVGTLSFLHDATGNEAQQIDNLIFKEANEFELGNIFQSMKIIGGKGYLILNNSEKIVIIDPYTCKYLDQIDIPKGSPRYLEQVTDDKAYLTELYAGCFWVLDLKTNTVTKKVTTDGGWTEGIATIGNYAFITKARTMYDSNQADQELLKIDKNTDEIVDRMPLPKGPKNVVVDKNAQLWVLCEGQIVGDSPQLVRIDPEQMKITRQFSFDNLTATWPGHLRINREKNTLYYINGGVYQQPIDATTLNSQPFIPVAENQIYYGLDLDPANDDIYLSDAIDYLQKGLIFHYNHLGELISKFNADVMPNQFVFWRPEEDK, encoded by the coding sequence ATGAAAAAGTTGCTGTTATATTTTGCAATGTTATGGCTCATTTCTGCCTGTAATAACCCTGAGGATGCCCGTCCTGTGGATGTGAATCCACCGACCAAGGGGAGCTATCAAAATGGGGTTTTTATTGTAAATGAAGGGAATTTCGACTGGGGTGTCGGCACTTTATCCTTTTTGCATGATGCCACAGGAAATGAAGCTCAACAGATTGACAACCTCATTTTTAAGGAAGCCAATGAGTTTGAGCTTGGCAATATTTTTCAGTCCATGAAAATTATAGGAGGCAAAGGCTATCTGATCCTCAACAACTCCGAAAAAATAGTTATTATTGATCCTTACACCTGTAAATATTTGGATCAGATTGATATCCCAAAAGGGAGTCCAAGGTATCTGGAGCAGGTTACAGACGATAAAGCCTATCTGACTGAACTCTATGCAGGCTGTTTCTGGGTGCTTGATTTAAAAACAAATACAGTGACCAAAAAGGTAACAACAGACGGCGGTTGGACGGAAGGCATCGCTACCATTGGTAATTATGCCTTTATCACCAAGGCTCGCACAATGTATGATTCCAATCAGGCCGATCAGGAACTGCTGAAAATTGATAAAAATACTGATGAGATTGTCGATAGGATGCCCCTGCCTAAGGGACCAAAAAATGTGGTCGTTGATAAAAATGCTCAATTATGGGTGCTTTGTGAAGGGCAAATTGTTGGGGACTCCCCACAACTCGTTCGCATTGACCCTGAACAGATGAAAATTACCCGACAATTTTCATTTGACAACCTCACGGCGACCTGGCCTGGCCATCTAAGAATTAATCGGGAGAAAAATACCCTGTACTATATTAACGGTGGGGTGTATCAGCAGCCTATTGACGCTACAACGCTTAATAGCCAACCTTTCATTCCCGTGGCAGAAAACCAAATTTATTATGGCCTGGACTTAGACCCGGCAAATGATGATATTTATCTCTCGGATGCCATTGACTATCTGCAAAAGGGGCTGATATTTCACTATAATCACCTCGGTGAACTGATCTCGAAATTCAATGCCGATGTAATGCCTAACCAATTTGTGTTTTGGCGACCTGAAGAGGATAAATAA